Proteins encoded within one genomic window of Pedobacter africanus:
- the porW gene encoding type IX secretion system periplasmic lipoprotein PorW/SprE — protein MKNYAIHGLKVILFSLCLSIISSCGAQKDTATGRGMQNLTARYNYIYNSNVILDSHQQELTETYADNYEQVLPVYIGPEVDETFMVKGGSGADKAMDDIIKKAQVIILEKSYSNYLDDAYILLGKAQFFKGNYFNAAEYFDYAAKTYRKNTRSFIEALNWKARSLMQVRRLTEANLVLDTMVYALTDLKKNSAEPLATLAQMCIYQQKMPEAISFLKDAIKASNNSQHKIRWTYILAQLSEQQKNYPEAMLNYRRVQKSSAPFEMYFNANLSRIKLNALLSNKTINKQDELLRLLKDDKNEDYTDQIYYQIAESFLADGAYDEAKKYYLLSVQKSTKNQYQKGISYLKLADLDLKQFRNYLNAKLYYDSAVNTLPKHYPGYDAIVKKNQNLEYLTKRYQIIADEDTLQTIARLPEQQRQAKIQAIFTPVEKSAPATEAAATSGSNPLRLNENTPGRGQSSSTFYFSNAAAISKGFSDFKKKWGNRKLENNWRQSIRSSAQTITQDIANNTSNGAASNAGQPEPAADRTADIKAYTDALPLTPELLGRSNQKIVDAYYDIASFYLQELNDPAEAEAVYQILLSRFPENHHLAAVYYSLFLINKNKDAAKSDDYKNRVLKGFPNSNYAKIIMDPSFSLKQTERETAINKNYNEVFEQYQKKDFAGVIQQVNRTLISAQENYLAPQYAYLQAISIGRTSHVDTLLTAFNSLISVYPDDQLITPLVKDHIAYINAHLTDFQKRKIALLDFDPNEPPFSIYQPPVAANNQLPDDAMPVAPKADPVAAITPPSPTVPKPETGKPVAITPVPVKTEGIFSTAVSAVYYYVVDVADATLTLSSSRFGIGQFNRGKYAGQNLKHQLKEFDNDQLIYVGNFSNFEDAKTYADGITPQLKQIMKVQADLYTSFIISKENFDKLTSKDLLNKYLEFYKNNY, from the coding sequence TTGAAAAATTACGCTATTCACGGTTTAAAGGTAATATTATTTAGCTTATGCCTGAGCATAATCTCTTCCTGCGGCGCGCAAAAAGATACTGCCACAGGAAGAGGTATGCAAAACCTCACTGCCCGCTACAATTACATTTACAATTCAAATGTAATACTCGACAGCCACCAGCAGGAACTTACTGAAACCTATGCCGATAATTATGAGCAGGTGCTTCCTGTCTACATTGGCCCCGAAGTTGACGAAACTTTTATGGTAAAAGGCGGCTCCGGAGCCGATAAGGCGATGGACGATATCATCAAAAAAGCACAGGTGATTATTCTGGAGAAGAGTTACAGTAATTATCTTGACGATGCCTATATCCTATTGGGAAAAGCGCAGTTCTTTAAAGGGAACTATTTCAATGCAGCAGAATATTTCGATTATGCAGCAAAAACTTACAGGAAGAATACCAGGAGTTTTATAGAAGCACTGAACTGGAAAGCGCGCAGCCTGATGCAGGTAAGACGGTTAACGGAAGCAAATTTGGTGCTCGATACCATGGTGTATGCACTAACCGACCTGAAGAAAAATTCTGCGGAGCCACTTGCCACCCTTGCCCAGATGTGCATATACCAGCAAAAAATGCCTGAAGCCATTTCATTTTTGAAAGATGCAATCAAAGCGAGCAACAACAGTCAGCATAAAATAAGATGGACATACATACTTGCCCAGCTTTCGGAACAGCAAAAAAATTACCCTGAAGCAATGTTGAATTACCGCAGGGTTCAAAAGAGTAGTGCGCCCTTCGAGATGTATTTTAATGCCAACCTAAGCAGAATCAAACTAAATGCCCTACTCAGCAACAAGACTATCAACAAACAGGATGAGCTCCTCCGCCTTTTAAAGGACGATAAAAATGAAGATTATACGGATCAGATTTATTACCAGATTGCAGAGAGCTTCCTGGCCGACGGTGCTTACGATGAAGCAAAAAAATATTACCTGCTGTCGGTTCAGAAAAGTACAAAAAACCAATACCAGAAAGGCATTTCCTATTTAAAGCTGGCCGATCTGGATTTAAAACAATTCCGCAACTACCTCAATGCAAAGCTGTATTACGACAGTGCGGTAAATACCTTACCCAAGCATTACCCAGGTTATGATGCAATTGTAAAAAAAAATCAAAACCTGGAGTATTTAACCAAACGCTATCAAATTATTGCCGATGAAGATACACTACAGACAATTGCCCGTCTTCCCGAACAGCAAAGACAGGCCAAAATTCAGGCTATTTTTACACCGGTCGAAAAATCTGCACCTGCTACTGAAGCAGCTGCCACTTCCGGCAGCAATCCATTGCGTTTAAACGAGAACACTCCGGGCAGAGGACAGTCTTCATCTACCTTCTATTTCAGTAATGCGGCCGCCATCAGCAAAGGCTTTTCTGATTTCAAGAAAAAATGGGGAAACAGAAAATTAGAGAACAACTGGCGCCAGAGCATCCGTTCATCAGCACAAACCATTACCCAGGACATTGCGAACAATACCTCCAATGGTGCCGCATCAAACGCCGGACAGCCAGAGCCTGCTGCAGACAGAACTGCCGATATAAAAGCCTATACAGATGCATTGCCCCTGACACCAGAATTGCTGGGCAGATCCAATCAGAAGATCGTTGATGCCTACTATGATATCGCCAGTTTCTATTTACAGGAACTGAACGATCCGGCAGAAGCAGAAGCCGTTTACCAGATCCTGTTAAGCCGCTTTCCGGAGAACCATCATCTGGCAGCTGTCTATTACAGTTTGTTTCTGATCAACAAAAACAAGGACGCAGCAAAATCAGACGACTATAAGAACAGGGTACTCAAAGGATTTCCAAATTCCAATTATGCAAAAATTATTATGGATCCTTCATTCTCTCTCAAACAAACAGAAAGGGAAACCGCCATCAATAAGAATTACAATGAGGTCTTTGAGCAATACCAGAAAAAGGATTTTGCAGGTGTAATACAACAGGTGAACAGAACGCTCATTAGCGCACAGGAGAATTACCTGGCACCCCAATACGCTTACCTGCAAGCTATTTCCATTGGACGTACAAGTCATGTAGATACGCTTTTAACTGCATTTAACTCATTAATCAGCGTTTATCCCGATGACCAGCTGATTACGCCATTGGTAAAAGACCATATCGCCTATATCAATGCTCATCTGACCGATTTTCAAAAAAGAAAAATCGCCCTGTTAGACTTTGACCCTAACGAACCTCCGTTTAGCATATATCAGCCCCCGGTTGCGGCGAACAATCAACTACCTGATGACGCTATGCCTGTGGCCCCTAAAGCAGACCCTGTTGCAGCAATAACACCCCCATCGCCAACAGTGCCAAAGCCCGAAACAGGTAAACCTGTGGCAATAACACCTGTGCCGGTTAAAACAGAAGGGATTTTTAGCACAGCAGTTTCCGCCGTATACTATTATGTAGTTGATGTGGCCGACGCCACACTAACCCTTAGTTCTTCGCGTTTTGGTATTGGACAATTTAACCGGGGCAAGTATGCGGGGCAGAATCTAAAACACCAGTTAAAAGAATTTGACAATGATCAGCTCATATATGTAGGGAACTTTAGTAATTTTGAGGACGCAAAAACATATGCTGATGGAATAACCCCTCAGCTCAAACAAATCATGAAGGTGCAGGCTGACCTATATACCAGTTTTATCATCAGCAAGGAGAACTTCGATAAATTAACCAGTAAAGACCTGCTGAACAAATACCTGGAATTTTATAAAAACAATTATTAA